A stretch of the Streptomyces ortus genome encodes the following:
- a CDS encoding helix-turn-helix domain-containing protein, with amino-acid sequence MSAVEVAGHGEDVDELLRLVRRRGTPAEVLDWLGRRTGAHVAWIGREGTVEAATDGFPRRIADALTEQVERLAGGRLAAATTRVAGREVRLEAFGGREPRPVLVTVSASPLPREAAALASQAGGIVELLSRASDADGGTRGYEAKAAQLRFAVLTALLAGDVTMARRMTTGDVPPLLNAERVRVHILHCPPDDRDRLTRTYLDPSGYHGPGLMVNCPVFKEQLICPMAEDPELGGRFRQGEVLRRLVAENEGYALGVSRPHPLAATGEAYGEAVHALAVARNSPGRLAAYRGRPSLVHVLPRRAALAWARAYLEPLQALPKPTVDVVRLAVTFSRSGVARLLHLSRTTVTAHCRRAEEALGVDLGDVRTRATLDLALSLTALQPDPADPAQTDAVQLVAPRLGELLRASPATTWAEIFLHPLRDARHRDLCLTVEAWIDANTDAQRTAARVGLSRNTVRAHLRAAERLLNRDLLTTGSGVHDLVHALRATGGQRAHPPAGSARRARWSSADVAS; translated from the coding sequence GTGAGCGCGGTGGAGGTGGCGGGACACGGGGAGGACGTCGACGAACTGCTGCGGCTCGTGCGGCGCCGGGGCACCCCGGCGGAGGTGCTGGACTGGCTCGGCCGCCGGACCGGGGCGCACGTCGCGTGGATCGGCCGCGAGGGCACGGTCGAGGCGGCCACGGACGGCTTCCCCCGGCGGATCGCGGACGCGCTGACGGAACAGGTGGAACGGCTGGCCGGCGGACGGCTGGCCGCGGCCACCACCCGCGTCGCCGGGCGTGAGGTACGCCTGGAGGCCTTCGGCGGACGCGAGCCGCGCCCGGTGCTGGTGACGGTCAGCGCGTCGCCGCTGCCGCGGGAGGCCGCCGCGCTGGCCTCGCAGGCCGGCGGCATCGTCGAGCTGCTGAGCAGGGCGTCGGACGCCGACGGCGGCACGCGGGGGTACGAGGCGAAGGCGGCGCAGTTGCGGTTCGCGGTGCTGACCGCGCTGCTGGCCGGGGACGTCACCATGGCACGGCGGATGACCACGGGCGACGTACCGCCGCTGCTGAACGCGGAGCGCGTACGGGTCCACATCCTGCACTGCCCGCCCGACGACCGCGACCGGCTGACCCGGACGTATCTGGACCCGTCGGGCTATCACGGCCCGGGCTTGATGGTGAACTGCCCTGTTTTCAAGGAGCAGTTGATCTGCCCCATGGCCGAGGACCCGGAGCTGGGCGGCCGGTTCAGGCAGGGCGAGGTGCTGCGGCGGCTCGTCGCGGAGAACGAGGGGTACGCGCTGGGCGTCAGCAGGCCGCATCCGCTCGCCGCCACGGGCGAGGCCTACGGAGAGGCCGTGCACGCCCTGGCCGTCGCCCGCAACTCCCCCGGCCGGCTGGCCGCCTACCGGGGCCGGCCCTCGCTGGTGCACGTGCTGCCCCGCCGGGCGGCCCTCGCCTGGGCGCGCGCCTACCTGGAGCCGTTGCAGGCCCTTCCCAAGCCCACGGTGGACGTCGTCCGGCTGGCCGTGACGTTCTCCCGGTCCGGTGTGGCCCGTCTGCTGCACCTCAGCCGCACCACCGTCACGGCCCACTGCCGCCGGGCGGAGGAGGCGCTGGGCGTCGACCTCGGCGACGTCCGCACCCGGGCCACGCTCGACCTGGCCCTCTCCCTCACGGCGCTCCAGCCCGACCCCGCCGACCCCGCCCAGACCGACGCGGTCCAGCTGGTCGCGCCCCGGCTCGGGGAACTCCTGCGCGCCTCCCCCGCCACCACGTGGGCGGAGATCTTCCTGCACCCGTTGCGCGACGCCCGGCACCGCGATCTGTGTCTCACCGTGGAGGCCTGGATCGACGCCAACACCGACGCCCAGCGGACGGCCGCGCGGGTGGGCCTGAGCCGCAACACGGTCCGCGCCCATCTGCGCGCCGCCGAACGCCTCCTCAACCGCGATCTGCTGACCACCGGCTCGGGCGTCCACGACCTCGTGCACGCTCTGCGCGCGACGGGTGGACAGCGTGCACACCCACCGGCCGGATCTGCGCGGCGTGCACGGTGGTCGTCGGCGGACGTCGCCTCATAA
- a CDS encoding GntR family transcriptional regulator codes for MTDTPPRPPAPTGKQMLSEQIYERLRDAVMRGDFAPGDALKPQDLAKAEGVSLAVTREALVRLVGEGLADRLPNRGFAVPSFSDRRWQEIAEARRTIEPVVLRMSVERGDLDWEARVRAAHHRLARTPAFAPEEGEYYTAAWAEAHRAFHRTLLEGCGNPTLLETFDRLWTASELARRWSAHRTPGRDGAKEHRRLEEAALARDADTAAAVLVEHLTMTAAALTDGSGRAG; via the coding sequence ATGACTGACACACCGCCCCGTCCTCCCGCCCCCACCGGGAAGCAGATGCTCTCCGAGCAGATCTACGAGCGGCTGCGGGACGCGGTCATGCGGGGGGACTTCGCCCCGGGGGACGCCCTCAAGCCGCAGGATCTCGCCAAGGCGGAGGGAGTGAGCCTGGCCGTCACGCGGGAAGCGCTGGTGCGGCTGGTCGGGGAGGGGCTGGCCGACCGGCTGCCGAACCGCGGATTCGCGGTCCCGTCCTTCTCGGACCGCCGCTGGCAGGAGATCGCGGAGGCGCGCAGGACCATCGAACCGGTCGTGCTGCGCATGTCCGTGGAGCGCGGCGACCTCGACTGGGAGGCCCGTGTGCGGGCGGCCCACCATCGGCTGGCGCGCACCCCGGCGTTCGCGCCGGAGGAGGGCGAGTACTACACCGCCGCCTGGGCCGAGGCCCACCGGGCCTTCCACCGCACGCTGCTGGAGGGGTGCGGCAACCCCACGCTGCTGGAGACCTTCGACCGGCTGTGGACCGCGAGCGAGCTGGCCCGCCGCTGGTCGGCGCACCGCACTCCGGGACGGGACGGCGCGAAGGAGCACCGCAGGCTGGAGGAGGCGGCACTGGCCCGCGACGCCGACACCGCGGCGGCGGTCCTGGTCGAGCACCTCACCATGACGGCCGCCGCGCTGACCGACGGTTCAGGTCGGGCGGGCTGA
- a CDS encoding pyridoxal phosphate-dependent aminotransferase — MADNVTSLFRTGAHSPSMAALARESGEAGPVDFCIPCNPYFPSPRMMDELTNRLRDIITYYPSSADTITAELCNLLQLPPQCVAMGNGSTELITWIDHLLVRESLAIPVPTFGRWTDQPLETGKRVDMFPLQESNGFALDPAQYIQFIRSRGTRAAVICNPNNPDGGFLPKQTILAFCDALADLDLIVIDESFLEFADAENEPSIVEEAVMRPNVIVLRSLGKNFGLHGVRFGYMVANPGLAGRIRSMLPKWNLNAFAETVVFMLKDYGAEYAESLHMVRRDRLDMARQLSMLPGLTVYPSQGNFLFVRLPVGAEGTVVRDRLLTEHRILVRECGNKIGSSSRFVRLVVRPQEDVRRLVVGLESVLYGTSTRRGAAVSELNQGAGYSSGTAAVDRLVGSTNGQGYPGLAGAANGMVQQPQPPQIPQQPQQPAQLPQQPQQPARLPQQPPQPQPLVAAANGMVGQPQPLTAAQTRGTTGMPGGLTAVAAPGQPQGFPQQGFPQQGFPQQPEAMPQPQPVPQQQPGGWPNTPGASNGAGWPAAGGVNRVG, encoded by the coding sequence ATGGCCGACAATGTCACCTCGCTGTTCCGCACCGGCGCGCACAGCCCCTCGATGGCCGCGCTGGCACGCGAGAGCGGGGAGGCGGGTCCGGTGGACTTCTGCATCCCGTGCAATCCGTACTTTCCCTCGCCCCGGATGATGGACGAGCTGACCAACCGGCTGCGCGACATCATCACGTACTACCCGAGCAGCGCCGACACCATCACCGCCGAGCTGTGCAATCTGCTGCAACTTCCCCCGCAGTGCGTGGCGATGGGCAACGGCTCAACCGAACTCATCACCTGGATCGACCACTTGCTGGTCCGTGAGTCGCTCGCCATCCCCGTCCCCACCTTCGGCCGCTGGACCGACCAGCCGCTGGAGACCGGCAAGCGCGTCGACATGTTCCCGCTCCAGGAGAGCAACGGCTTCGCGCTCGACCCGGCGCAGTACATCCAGTTCATCCGCTCCCGGGGCACCCGGGCGGCCGTCATCTGCAACCCGAACAACCCCGACGGCGGCTTCCTGCCCAAGCAGACGATCCTGGCCTTCTGCGACGCGCTCGCCGACCTCGACCTGATCGTCATCGACGAGTCGTTCCTGGAGTTCGCCGACGCGGAGAACGAGCCGAGCATCGTCGAGGAGGCGGTGATGCGCCCCAACGTCATCGTGCTGCGCAGCCTCGGCAAGAACTTCGGTCTGCACGGCGTGCGGTTCGGCTACATGGTGGCCAACCCGGGCCTGGCGGGCCGCATCCGCTCGATGCTGCCGAAGTGGAACCTGAACGCCTTCGCGGAGACCGTGGTCTTCATGCTCAAGGACTACGGGGCCGAGTACGCGGAGAGCCTGCACATGGTGCGCCGGGACCGGCTCGACATGGCGCGTCAGCTCTCCATGCTGCCCGGCCTCACCGTCTACCCCTCGCAGGGCAACTTCCTCTTCGTACGCCTGCCCGTGGGCGCCGAGGGCACCGTGGTCCGCGACCGGCTGCTCACCGAGCACCGGATCCTGGTCCGCGAGTGCGGCAACAAGATCGGCTCGTCGAGCCGCTTCGTACGGCTCGTGGTACGCCCGCAGGAGGACGTACGGCGGCTGGTGGTCGGCCTGGAGTCGGTGCTCTACGGGACCAGCACCAGGCGGGGAGCCGCCGTGTCCGAACTGAACCAGGGGGCCGGTTACAGCTCGGGTACGGCGGCGGTCGACCGGCTCGTCGGCTCGACCAACGGGCAGGGCTATCCGGGGCTGGCGGGCGCGGCGAACGGGATGGTGCAGCAGCCCCAGCCACCGCAGATCCCGCAACAGCCGCAACAGCCCGCGCAACTGCCGCAACAGCCCCAGCAGCCGGCGCGGTTGCCGCAGCAGCCCCCGCAGCCCCAGCCGCTGGTCGCCGCGGCGAACGGGATGGTCGGGCAGCCTCAGCCGTTGACGGCGGCGCAGACGCGGGGCACCACGGGGATGCCCGGGGGGCTGACCGCGGTCGCCGCCCCGGGTCAGCCGCAGGGGTTCCCGCAACAGGGCTTCCCGCAGCAGGGGTTCCCCCAGCAGCCCGAGGCGATGCCGCAGCCTCAGCCGGTACCCCAGCAGCAGCCCGGCGGCTGGCCGAACACACCGGGTGCGTCCAACGGAGCGGGGTGGCCCGCGGCCGGCGGGGTCAACCGGGTCGGCTGA
- a CDS encoding SMP-30/gluconolactonase/LRE family protein, translating to MRRRTARTHAYEVAVRAEAALGEGPTWDADAGRLIWIDILGSRVFTYDPVSGRRTVLATEQHVGAAKPRVGGGLVVNLRDGIGLYGPDSVTDAAGSPAGTSAADPAGDPAGGRPAGGPQEFRWLRREIVPGRRANDAAVAPDGALWAGTMRYDEAAGGGTLSRVAPDGSAEIVLDDVTVSNGTGWSPDGRLMYYIDTPTRRVDVFDFDGQRATGRRQLVAIEEGDGYPDGLTVDAEGCVWVAFWDGGAIRRYTPSGALDRVVELPVPRPTACAFGGAGLTDLYITTARTGLEAPHPLAGSLLVVPGAGQGLPQPAFAG from the coding sequence GTGAGGCGCCGGACGGCGCGTACGCACGCGTACGAGGTGGCGGTCCGGGCGGAGGCGGCCCTCGGGGAAGGCCCCACCTGGGACGCCGACGCCGGTCGGCTGATCTGGATCGACATCCTCGGGTCCCGGGTGTTCACGTACGACCCGGTCTCCGGCCGGCGCACGGTACTGGCCACCGAGCAGCACGTGGGGGCCGCCAAGCCCCGGGTGGGCGGCGGTCTGGTCGTCAACCTCCGCGACGGAATCGGCCTGTACGGGCCGGACTCCGTCACGGACGCGGCGGGGAGCCCCGCCGGAACCTCCGCCGCCGACCCCGCCGGAGATCCTGCCGGGGGCCGCCCTGCCGGGGGCCCGCAGGAATTCCGGTGGCTGCGTCGAGAGATCGTGCCCGGCCGGCGTGCCAACGACGCGGCGGTCGCGCCCGACGGCGCCCTGTGGGCGGGCACCATGCGCTACGACGAGGCAGCGGGCGGCGGCACGCTCTCCCGGGTCGCCCCGGACGGCTCGGCCGAGATCGTCCTGGACGACGTGACGGTGAGCAACGGCACGGGCTGGAGCCCCGACGGCCGCCTCATGTACTACATCGACACCCCGACCCGACGGGTCGACGTCTTCGACTTCGACGGGCAACGGGCCACCGGCAGGCGCCAGTTGGTCGCCATCGAGGAGGGCGACGGCTACCCCGACGGGCTCACCGTCGACGCCGAGGGCTGCGTCTGGGTCGCCTTCTGGGACGGCGGCGCCATCCGCCGCTACACCCCGTCCGGCGCGCTGGACCGCGTCGTGGAACTCCCCGTACCGCGCCCCACGGCCTGCGCGTTCGGCGGCGCCGGCCTGACCGACCTGTACATCACGACAGCCCGTACGGGCCTGGAGGCACCGCACCCGCTCGCGGGCTCGCTGCTGGTCGTCCCCGGCGCGGGACAGGGCCTGCCCCAACCGGCCTTCGCCGGCTGA
- a CDS encoding SCO6745 family protein has translation MGLDTVREVGRAVSAAHLFTYLVPEGAQEAAEFGVTDRGPVYLAFRSAAMGAVPWQVTLAAFYNFSPRAVRAMDGVWDAASPARWQAARFRAVGRAMRRVGVRMPADRLAEARSLIDPVVAAADHAGKPLAAANASVALPADPLVALWQQITVVREWRGDAHLVVLADNGVGPCDCLVLHTAAGGPPAALVRTTRRWNDEEWAAATARLVARGWLDSRATDTDADVPLARTLGLTDAGAAARERIEAETDAHCAALWAPIGDAGARRLAALLAPITDAFTAAGTFQAVRPA, from the coding sequence ATGGGCCTCGACACCGTCCGCGAAGTCGGCCGAGCCGTCAGTGCGGCGCATCTGTTCACCTACCTCGTCCCCGAAGGGGCCCAGGAGGCGGCCGAGTTCGGCGTGACCGACCGCGGGCCGGTGTACCTGGCGTTCCGGTCGGCCGCGATGGGCGCGGTCCCGTGGCAGGTCACGCTCGCGGCCTTCTACAACTTCAGTCCCCGGGCGGTCCGGGCCATGGACGGCGTGTGGGACGCCGCGTCGCCCGCGCGGTGGCAGGCCGCCCGCTTCCGGGCCGTCGGCCGGGCGATGCGGCGGGTGGGTGTACGTATGCCGGCCGACCGGCTCGCCGAGGCGCGCTCGCTGATCGACCCGGTCGTGGCCGCCGCCGACCACGCGGGCAAACCGCTCGCCGCCGCGAACGCGTCGGTCGCGCTGCCCGCCGATCCGCTCGTCGCGCTGTGGCAGCAGATCACGGTGGTACGCGAGTGGCGCGGCGACGCCCACCTCGTCGTGCTCGCGGACAACGGCGTCGGGCCGTGCGACTGCCTGGTGCTGCACACCGCGGCGGGCGGCCCGCCGGCAGCTCTCGTGCGCACGACCCGTCGGTGGAACGACGAGGAGTGGGCCGCGGCGACGGCTCGTCTCGTGGCCCGCGGCTGGCTCGACTCCCGGGCCACGGACACGGACGCCGACGTCCCCCTCGCCCGCACCCTCGGCCTCACCGACGCCGGCGCCGCGGCCCGCGAGCGGATCGAGGCGGAGACGGACGCGCACTGCGCCGCGCTGTGGGCGCCGATCGGCGACGCGGGCGCCCGCCGCCTCGCCGCACTCCTCGCACCCATCACCGACGCCTTCACCGCGGCGGGGACGTTCCAGGCGGTCCGCCCGGCTTGA
- a CDS encoding DUF3068 domain-containing protein, with amino-acid sequence MRRTATPFSLIVLGLGVFLLVLAPLLARYVEPRAQRTPVDTDQTTVFTGTGSYFDTDEIETVRDKKITITRQVRGDVAESERSGRAVWDVSTSVDTDKSLPAADPHDSLQWTIERWVTDRRTNKPVHCCEEKPYFEGEAYLKFPFDVQKRSYIWWDNTLGSTVTLKYRGEKRIQGYKGLRFTGTVPATKTGTRLVPGTLVGVEDAGQVLAEEWYSNHGVELVADQRTGRIIYAAIGPRKTLRAPGTKKDAVVLLDSKRIAFTPETQQKQVDLAETDSGLLRMVGHTVPLGAGIAGFLLAVVGAVLVARGRPHPDTPESSQQPLTM; translated from the coding sequence ATGCGCCGTACCGCCACACCCTTTTCGCTGATCGTCCTGGGTCTGGGCGTCTTCCTGCTCGTCCTCGCCCCGCTGCTCGCCCGGTACGTCGAACCACGGGCGCAGCGCACCCCCGTCGACACCGACCAGACGACCGTCTTCACCGGGACGGGCAGCTATTTCGACACCGACGAGATAGAAACCGTCCGCGACAAGAAGATCACCATCACCCGGCAGGTCCGCGGGGACGTCGCGGAGAGCGAGAGGAGCGGCCGGGCGGTGTGGGACGTGTCCACGTCCGTCGACACCGACAAGTCGCTGCCCGCGGCCGACCCGCACGACTCGCTCCAGTGGACCATCGAGCGCTGGGTGACCGACCGCAGGACGAACAAGCCGGTCCACTGCTGCGAGGAGAAGCCCTATTTCGAGGGCGAGGCGTACCTCAAGTTCCCCTTCGACGTGCAGAAACGCTCGTACATCTGGTGGGACAACACCCTCGGCTCGACGGTCACGCTGAAGTACCGGGGTGAGAAGCGGATCCAGGGGTACAAGGGTCTGCGGTTCACCGGGACCGTACCCGCCACCAAGACCGGCACCCGGCTCGTGCCGGGCACCCTCGTCGGGGTGGAGGACGCGGGCCAGGTGCTCGCCGAGGAGTGGTACTCCAACCACGGCGTCGAGCTGGTCGCCGACCAGCGCACGGGCCGGATCATCTACGCGGCGATCGGGCCCCGCAAGACGCTCAGGGCGCCCGGGACGAAGAAGGACGCCGTCGTCCTGCTCGACAGCAAGCGGATCGCGTTCACCCCCGAGACCCAGCAGAAGCAAGTGGATCTCGCCGAGACGGACAGCGGTCTGCTGCGCATGGTGGGGCACACGGTGCCGCTGGGAGCCGGAATTGCCGGTTTCCTCCTGGCCGTGGTGGGTGCCGTTCTGGTGGCACGAGGGCGTCCGCATCCCGATACGCCCGAGAGCTCCCAGCAGCCGCTCACAATGTGA
- a CDS encoding IclR family transcriptional regulator: MGRLVPAVTRALDILELFLDGDGTLSAPDIVRRLQLPRTTVHELVTTLAARSYITPVPGQPGRYRLGVRPYQLGSRYSEQLDLAAEGQQVARSVAETCDETVHVAILEGTDVIYIAKVDSTHAVRMVSAAGRRLPAHCTSVGKMLLASLSEPELTSRIPDDADLIRMTPNSITDPGALREALVEIRARGIAVESRESNPDVSCIAAPVRDRTGQVVAALSISVPMIRWSEDRKAELEGLAAKGAAELSERLGHRGVA; encoded by the coding sequence GTGGGACGCCTCGTACCTGCCGTAACCAGGGCTCTCGACATACTTGAGCTCTTCCTCGACGGGGACGGCACGCTCTCCGCCCCCGACATCGTGCGCCGGCTGCAGTTGCCGCGCACCACGGTGCACGAACTGGTGACGACACTCGCCGCACGTTCGTACATCACGCCCGTACCGGGTCAGCCCGGACGCTACCGGCTCGGCGTGCGGCCGTACCAGCTCGGCAGCCGCTACTCCGAGCAGCTGGACCTGGCCGCCGAGGGGCAGCAGGTCGCCCGGTCCGTCGCGGAGACCTGCGACGAGACCGTGCACGTGGCGATCCTGGAGGGTACGGACGTCATCTACATCGCCAAGGTCGACTCCACGCACGCCGTGCGCATGGTGTCCGCCGCCGGCCGCCGCCTCCCCGCGCACTGCACCTCCGTGGGCAAGATGCTGCTCGCCTCGCTGTCCGAGCCCGAGCTGACCTCGCGGATCCCCGACGACGCCGACCTGATCCGGATGACGCCGAACAGCATCACCGACCCGGGTGCCCTGCGCGAGGCCCTCGTCGAGATCCGCGCGCGCGGCATCGCGGTGGAGAGCCGGGAGTCGAACCCCGACGTCAGCTGCATCGCGGCGCCGGTGCGCGACCGTACGGGCCAGGTCGTGGCGGCGCTGTCCATCTCCGTGCCGATGATCCGCTGGAGCGAGGACCGCAAGGCCGAGCTGGAGGGGCTGGCCGCGAAGGGCGCGGCCGAGCTGTCGGAGCGACTCGGACACCGGGGCGTCGCGTGA
- a CDS encoding YbhB/YbcL family Raf kinase inhibitor-like protein, whose translation MTVNDPFARLPEVPSFTVTSTTVADGAAWPPEQHATGLPGGKDVSPQLSWSGAPAGTRSYAVTVYDPDAPTGSGFWHWAVADIPATVTQLPEGAGDDTGSGLPEGAYQLPNDARAARYIGAAPPAGHGPHRYFVVVHALDTAAIGVPADATPAVLGFTMAGHILGRAVLTATAETTA comes from the coding sequence GTGACCGTCAACGACCCCTTCGCCCGCCTCCCCGAGGTCCCCTCCTTCACCGTCACCAGCACCACCGTCGCCGACGGAGCCGCCTGGCCGCCCGAGCAGCACGCCACCGGCCTGCCCGGCGGGAAGGACGTCTCCCCGCAGCTGTCCTGGAGCGGCGCCCCGGCGGGCACCCGGAGCTACGCCGTCACCGTGTACGACCCCGACGCCCCCACCGGCTCCGGGTTCTGGCACTGGGCGGTGGCCGACATCCCCGCCACGGTCACCCAACTGCCCGAGGGGGCAGGCGACGACACGGGCTCGGGTCTGCCCGAGGGGGCGTACCAGCTGCCCAACGACGCCCGGGCGGCCCGCTACATAGGCGCCGCCCCGCCGGCCGGTCACGGCCCGCACCGCTACTTCGTCGTGGTGCACGCCCTGGACACCGCCGCCATCGGCGTCCCGGCCGACGCCACCCCGGCCGTCCTCGGCTTCACCATGGCCGGTCACATCCTCGGCCGCGCGGTCCTGACCGCCACCGCAGAGACCACCGCCTGA
- a CDS encoding LysR family transcriptional regulator, translating into MIDLRRLHVLRAVEHYGTVTAAARALHLTTSAASQQVRQLARELGVVLLEPQGRGVRLTPAARSLITHADAIQARWDQAELDLRSDHDDPAGLLRVTGFPIAVSVLIAPMAARLRDRHPRLSVRIQEAVVPESFNLLFEGGADLAVVEATPRNPPISDARFDQQPLLDDPFDLVVPDTHRLAGRGLTDLAEAAREEWIAPSEENPCRTQVLSACGAAGFTPDIVHQAWDWNVTAHLVAHGLGVALIPRLAHLTPHLPITRVRCTGDPHRKLLTCTRAGGHERPAVAAALAELRELAPTAVA; encoded by the coding sequence ATGATTGACCTGCGCCGGCTCCATGTCCTGCGGGCCGTCGAGCACTACGGCACCGTCACCGCCGCCGCCCGAGCCCTGCACCTGACGACCTCGGCCGCCTCCCAGCAGGTCCGCCAGCTCGCCCGTGAACTGGGCGTCGTCCTGCTGGAACCGCAGGGCCGCGGCGTACGGCTGACCCCCGCCGCGCGCAGTCTGATCACGCACGCCGACGCGATCCAGGCCCGCTGGGACCAGGCGGAGCTGGACCTGCGGTCGGACCACGACGATCCCGCCGGACTGCTGCGGGTCACCGGCTTCCCGATCGCCGTCTCGGTGCTGATCGCCCCGATGGCGGCCCGGCTGCGCGACCGCCACCCCCGCCTCTCCGTCCGAATCCAGGAGGCGGTCGTACCCGAGAGCTTCAACCTGCTCTTCGAGGGCGGGGCCGATCTCGCGGTCGTCGAGGCGACCCCGCGCAACCCCCCGATCAGCGACGCCCGGTTCGACCAGCAGCCGCTGCTGGACGACCCGTTCGACCTGGTCGTACCCGACACGCACCGGCTGGCGGGACGCGGGCTGACGGACCTCGCGGAGGCCGCCCGCGAGGAATGGATCGCGCCGTCCGAGGAGAACCCCTGCCGCACACAGGTGCTGTCCGCGTGCGGTGCGGCCGGATTCACCCCCGACATCGTCCACCAGGCCTGGGACTGGAACGTGACGGCCCACCTCGTCGCGCACGGCCTCGGGGTCGCGCTCATCCCGCGGCTCGCCCATCTGACCCCCCACCTGCCCATCACCCGCGTCCGCTGCACGGGCGACCCGCACCGCAAACTGCTCACCTGCACCCGCGCCGGGGGCCACGAGCGCCCCGCTGTCGCGGCGGCCCTGGCCGAACTCCGGGAACTGGCGCCCACAGCGGTGGCGTGA
- a CDS encoding helix-turn-helix domain-containing protein, which translates to MALRPAPVTVRSAWHDVPRLQVRQFAALALAEAPALAEQILQEIQHEYPHLPVVLDDSGEPMALVGIRRAIEVFVQHLETAEGRPRVHPEVFQEFGRGEGLNGRSLDSLQAIYRLGVRLAWRRFAEIGTRVEIPPPAMYELVDAGYEYLDGLVDQSVRGYAEAAARQAGERLRLQRRLMELLLAEHHRGDPAEALAERAARIGWPLPGRVAVGVLLRPAREAVAPAVSQGVLLDMEYEQPRMVVPEPDAAGRPELLHRALTGWAGAIGPPVPLRDAAKSLRWAEAAVRLMERGLLPAGEVLYCTQHTEALVLLQPEELIDDLALRCLEPLAHCGPTHGRRLAETMLAWLETRGGAPEVAARLGVHPQTVRYRLRQIRELWGDEVDDPDRRFELELVLRAQRLRGELGDPRTRR; encoded by the coding sequence ATGGCTCTCCGCCCGGCACCCGTCACCGTGCGCTCGGCCTGGCACGACGTACCGCGCCTGCAGGTGCGGCAGTTCGCCGCGCTCGCGCTGGCCGAGGCACCCGCGCTGGCCGAGCAGATCCTCCAGGAGATACAGCACGAGTATCCCCATCTGCCCGTGGTGCTCGACGACTCCGGCGAACCGATGGCGCTGGTCGGGATCCGCCGGGCCATCGAGGTGTTCGTCCAGCACCTGGAGACCGCCGAGGGCCGGCCCCGCGTGCACCCCGAGGTGTTCCAGGAGTTCGGCCGCGGCGAGGGGCTCAACGGCCGCAGCCTCGACTCGCTCCAGGCGATCTACCGGCTCGGTGTACGGCTCGCCTGGCGCCGTTTCGCCGAGATCGGGACGCGGGTGGAGATCCCGCCGCCCGCGATGTACGAACTGGTCGACGCCGGATACGAGTACCTGGACGGGCTGGTCGACCAGTCCGTACGCGGTTACGCCGAGGCCGCCGCCCGGCAGGCCGGGGAACGCCTGAGGCTGCAGCGCCGGCTGATGGAGCTGCTGCTCGCCGAGCACCATCGCGGTGATCCGGCCGAGGCGCTGGCCGAACGGGCCGCGCGGATCGGCTGGCCGCTGCCCGGCAGGGTCGCGGTCGGCGTCCTGCTGCGGCCCGCCCGGGAGGCCGTCGCCCCCGCCGTGAGCCAGGGTGTGCTGCTGGACATGGAGTACGAGCAGCCCCGCATGGTCGTGCCCGAGCCCGACGCCGCCGGGCGGCCCGAACTGCTGCACCGGGCGCTGACCGGCTGGGCCGGCGCGATCGGCCCGCCCGTGCCGCTGCGCGACGCGGCGAAGTCGCTGCGCTGGGCGGAGGCGGCGGTACGGCTGATGGAGCGCGGGCTGCTGCCCGCGGGGGAGGTGCTGTACTGCACGCAGCACACCGAGGCGCTGGTGCTGCTGCAACCGGAGGAGCTGATCGACGACCTGGCGCTGCGCTGTCTGGAGCCGCTCGCCCACTGCGGTCCCACGCACGGGCGGCGGCTCGCCGAGACGATGCTGGCCTGGCTGGAGACGCGGGGCGGGGCTCCCGAGGTGGCCGCGCGCCTGGGGGTGCATCCGCAGACCGTACGGTATCGCCTTCGGCAGATCAGGGAGCTGTGGGGGGACGAGGTCGATGACCCCGACCGGCGCTTCGAACTGGAGCTGGTGCTCAGGGCGCAGCGTCTCCGGGGTGAACTGGGCGACCCCCGCACCCGCCGCTGA